The following are encoded in a window of bacterium genomic DNA:
- a CDS encoding FAD-binding oxidoreductase produces MRKNVSPWLHQLDTTRAHEELHRDIETDVAIVGAGIAGISTAFEILEKTTKKVAVLERWKIAHGATGHNAGQVVAHFERGLRSLSDEFGLELAAKGQKDVEDAWDILDHIYAKAKLEIPYFKFMGRTGFTSAEQVMLRLENNRLRKEAGLHIERIFIREDAGFVSRIPHRYVGLYSLVKREKILDLLETTRSDFIAVLSYQKGVINSALFCEKVVAFLAKEYEDRFAIYEHSPIGKIALHSDHAVLDAGKHAVRAARVVLCTNGFENLRIFNESGLDIDTKYHYLVTGKTGYMSGYLEKNNKPPVAISYFTDPGIQEDNSYFYLTRRPYEYEKGVQHNLISIGGPDVSIEDTTPYSREDDYPEEHAKDIDDFITSTYDTEPNKKIDYVFTWHGLMGYTKNGVRLVGPEPKNPVLLYNLGCNGIGILPSLHGASKIARHIKGEKVGRSIFDVPASAKPTTPQAPSTIATFLARLGF; encoded by the coding sequence ATGAGGAAGAATGTCTCTCCCTGGCTGCATCAGCTCGATACTACGCGTGCACACGAGGAATTGCATCGTGATATCGAGACCGATGTCGCTATCGTCGGCGCGGGTATCGCCGGAATCTCTACCGCATTCGAGATCCTGGAGAAGACCACAAAGAAAGTCGCGGTACTCGAGCGCTGGAAGATCGCGCATGGCGCGACCGGACACAACGCCGGACAAGTGGTGGCACATTTCGAACGCGGTCTCAGGAGCCTGTCCGACGAATTCGGTCTCGAACTCGCGGCCAAAGGCCAGAAGGATGTCGAGGACGCATGGGACATACTCGATCATATCTATGCGAAAGCGAAGCTTGAGATCCCCTATTTCAAATTCATGGGTCGCACGGGATTCACGAGCGCGGAACAGGTCATGCTCCGGCTCGAGAACAACCGCCTCCGCAAAGAGGCAGGCTTACACATCGAACGTATCTTCATACGCGAAGATGCCGGATTCGTCTCACGCATCCCCCATCGCTACGTCGGTCTCTATTCGCTCGTAAAGCGCGAGAAGATCCTGGACCTCCTCGAGACGACGCGATCGGATTTCATTGCAGTCCTTTCGTATCAGAAAGGAGTCATCAACAGTGCGCTCTTCTGTGAGAAGGTGGTCGCATTCCTGGCGAAGGAATACGAGGATCGTTTCGCGATCTATGAGCACTCGCCGATCGGCAAGATCGCGCTTCACAGCGATCACGCGGTCTTGGATGCCGGAAAGCACGCGGTACGTGCTGCACGCGTCGTCTTGTGCACGAATGGTTTCGAGAATCTCCGTATCTTCAATGAAAGCGGCTTGGATATCGATACGAAGTATCACTACCTGGTGACGGGAAAGACCGGCTACATGTCGGGCTATCTGGAGAAGAATAACAAGCCACCGGTCGCTATCAGTTACTTCACCGATCCGGGGATCCAAGAGGATAATTCGTACTTCTATCTCACCCGCCGCCCCTATGAATACGAAAAAGGCGTTCAGCACAACCTCATCTCCATCGGCGGGCCGGATGTCTCTATTGAAGACACGACACCGTACTCACGTGAAGACGATTATCCGGAAGAACATGCCAAAGACATCGATGACTTCATCACCAGCACGTACGACACCGAACCGAACAAGAAAATCGATTACGTCTTCACGTGGCACGGACTCATGGGCTACACCAAGAACGGCGTACGCCTCGTGGGACCGGAGCCGAAGAACCCGGTACTCCTCTACAACCTCGGGTGTAACGGCATCGGCATCCTTCCCTCACTGCATGGTGCCTCGAAGATCGCGCGGCACATCAAGGGAGAAAAAGTAGGCCGTTCGATTTTCGATGTTCCCGCATCGGCGAAACCAACAACCCCGCAGGCGCCAAGCACCATCGCGACATTCCTTGCGCGACTCGGCTTCTAG
- a CDS encoding SET domain-containing protein-lysine N-methyltransferase gives MKRHFKPLPLTLNVRRSHSGRGLFTEERIPKGACVIEYTGRPATAKQIKENRGKYLFWTSDTSMIDGNIAANKARFINHSCAPNCEIDIRARRVYLFALRTIKPGEELSYDYGEEYFEMHLAGNCRCVKCSKK, from the coding sequence ATGAAGCGCCACTTCAAGCCCCTTCCTCTCACGCTCAACGTGCGGCGCTCGCATAGCGGTCGCGGTCTCTTCACCGAAGAGCGTATACCGAAAGGAGCCTGTGTCATCGAATACACGGGACGCCCTGCCACCGCGAAGCAGATCAAGGAGAACCGCGGGAAGTATCTCTTCTGGACGTCGGATACCTCGATGATCGACGGCAACATAGCCGCGAACAAGGCCCGCTTCATCAACCATTCGTGCGCACCGAACTGCGAGATCGATATCCGCGCCCGTCGCGTATACCTCTTCGCCCTCCGCACCATCAAGCCCGGAGAAGAGCTCTCCTATGATTACGGCGAGGAATACTTCGAGATGCACTTGGCGGGCAATTGCCGCTGCGTGAAGTGTTCAAAAAAGTGA